In one Nicotiana tomentosiformis chromosome 6, ASM39032v3, whole genome shotgun sequence genomic region, the following are encoded:
- the LOC138894240 gene encoding uncharacterized protein yields MDDLIQGTLHLLFCLADVEETEEYFIRYYHDLCKPDFGWQKLNIDGYCKRNPRSVGGGGVIRDHQRSFVVAFVEYYGQCTNNFEEANAMLHGLKLYFSGGFLNIIQISSKGNFTFVHAYGEGNSVADQLVNLGESLKVKVTFDTTSSLSDIVRSSPRLDHVGFPNFRFKPRKNHFTINDVSRYS; encoded by the exons ATGGATGATTTAATCCAAGGGACACTTCACTTGCTATTCTGCTTGGCAGATGTTGAGGAGACAGAGGAATACTTCATTCGCTACTACCATGATTTG TGCAAACCTGATTTTGGCTGGCAAAAGCTGAACATTGATGGCTACTGTAAAAGAAACCCAAGAAGTGTCGGAGGTGGTGGTGTTATTAGAGATCATCAGAGATCCTTTGTTGTAGCTTTTGTTGAGTATTATGGCCAATGCACCAATAATTTTGAAGAGGCAAATGCAATGCTACATGGGTTGAAATTGTATTTCAGCGGAGGTTTTTTGAAT ATTATTCAAATCTCTAGCAAGGGTAATTTTACTTTTGTCCATGCATATGGAGAAGGTAATAGTGTTGCTGACCAACTTGTTAATCTGGGGGAAAGCTTAAAAGTTAAGGTCACATTTGATACTACTAGTTCTTTGTCGGACATAGTGAGATCTTCACCGAGACTTGATCACGTCGGTTTCCCAAACTTCAGATTCAAACCAAGGAAGAACCATTTTACTATTAACGATGTTTCTAGATATAGCTGA